ggtggtgctggggatgcCGTGCCGGGACCCCCAGGACTGGACTGAGGTTGGTCCCTGGTGcagaggctgtggagctgcGGCTGGCGGCTGGCAGGGGACCCTGTGAGGGGAGAGTGGAGGTGAAGCTGCGGGGACGCTGGGGCATGGTATCAGACAACGAGTGGGACATGGAGGACGCCGAGGTGGTGTGCCAGCAGATGGGCTGCGGCTCGGCTCTTGGTGCCTACCCCAGCTCCCTCTTTGGCCAAGCTGATGGTCCCATCAGCTTAGCCTTTATCAACTGTAAGGGGGATGAGAAGGCCCTCTGGGACTGTCATATTCTGGGCTGGGGACCCTACAATGCCCCTCATGTCTATGACACTGCTGTAGTCTGCCAAGGTGAGAGCTGGGGAcatgctggtgctgcagggagccccaTCGTCCGCATCCCCCTCAGGAGCCCTCCTCTCCCGGCAGGGTTCTCCCGTCTGGCTGGAGGGGACGGCGCCTGCTCGGGGCGGCTGGAGGTGCGGCAGGGCCAGGCCTGGGCCACCGTCTGCCACGGCCACGTGGACCTCAAGGCCGCCCAGGTggtctgcagggagctgggctgcggcACTGGCAGTGGCCGTCCCCAGAGTGCCGGCCATTTTGGGGCAGCAACGGGGCCGCTCTGGGACGGCGCCTTTGAGTGCAACGGCAGCGAGCCACTCCTCGCCAACTGCGCCCGGAGGCCAACCCACGGCCAGTCCTGTGCTGGCCCCGCTTCTATCGTCTGCTCACGtaagtgctggggctggggggctggggtGGACCCTTGCAGAGTGGGGTGCCCAGtgggtccctgctgtgctgctcccccagcGCCCTCTCTCCGCCACAGCCTACACCGGTTTCCGTTTGGCGGATGGCGGCTCGGGCTGCGTCGGGcgggtggaggtggaggagcaggggacatggggaccccTGTGTGCCACCGCCTGGACCCTGCCTGATGCCCACGTCCTGTGCCGCCACCTGGGCtgcggccccgctgcctccctgcccccagGAGGCCATTTTGGGACGGGCACGGCGACGGGGCCGCTGCAGCGCAATGCCCTGAGCTGCAGCGGGAGGGAGCGGCACCCGGGCGAGTGTCccgtggtggtgctgggggagcccGCCTGCCCCCCTGGCCATGCCGCCGCCGTCAACTGCTCAGGTGGGTGCAGGGGACGCAGGGACCCGTGGCAGGCGGGGAGCAGTGCCCGTCCCCACGGCATGGCCGGGCTCTTGCAGGCGCCGCTGAGCCCCTGCGGCTGCTGGACGGGGAGAGCCGGTGCGACGGGCGGCTGGAGGTGGCCACAAGCCCCGGGGACTGGGCCCGTGTGACTGCGGGGCTGTGGGACGACCGAGCTGCCTCCGTGGCTTGCCGGCAGCTGGGCTGCGGTGTGCCAGAGAAGGTCTACGCTGTGCCGGCCGCCAGCTTGGGCcctgtggagctgcaggagctgcggTGTGCTGGCACCGAGGAGCGCCTGGCAGCAGTGCAACGCCTCGGGGCCTGCCGCAGCGCCCAGCCACAGCCCCACAGAGGCGGCCGTTGCCTGCTCAGGTGAGTGCGCCGGGAAGGGCCGCGGGTGCCCAgcgggtgcccccagccccatcctggcCCTCCCGTGCAGGCAGCCGGCGGCTGAGGCtggcgggcggccccgggcgcTGCGCCGGCAGGGTGGAGGTGTACACCGAGGGCACCTGGGGCACCGTCTGCCAGGACGCCTGGGGCCTGCCAGATGCCGACGTCGTGTGCCGCCAGCTGGGGTGCGGACGGGCCCTGGAGGCGCCCGGCTCTGAGCGCTTCGGGCCCGGCGTGGGGACGCTGTGGCCGGGTgccgggggctgctcggggacgGAGGCGGCTCTCTGGgactgcccagccccagcacggcgTGGCTGCCGCCGGGGCGGTGGTGCCGGTGCCGTGTGCTCAGGTGAGCACTGTGATCCCTGAGCTGGGGAGCAGTCCCCACTGCCCGTGGGGTGCGCGCTGCCCCGCGAGGTGCCGTGACCCCAGCTGTCCCCTGTTGTTGCAGGGCTGCTGCGTCTggcggggggcagcagcagctgcagcgggCACCTGGAGGTGCTGCGCGAGGGGACGTGGGGCCGCGTGTGCGCCAACGACACCAGCCCCGCCACAGCTGCCGTTGTCTGCCGCCAGCTGGGCTGTGGCAccggggggaggctggaggccgTCCCCGCACAGGGCTCTGTCCCCgcctggctgggctgggtgcagtgccaggaggggGCCCCCTCGCTCTGGCGCTGCCCCTCGGCGCCCTGGCACCTGCAGTCCTGCGGCCCTGCTGGGGTCACCCACATCGCCTGTGACGAGGACACCGAGGGCACGAGCGGGGCCACCACAACTGCAGGTAGCAGCTGCCGGCACGGGGATGCTTGCACAGGTGGCTCTGCCCGTGCccactgccccctgcccctgctgccgTGTGGATCCCGGCCTCACACTGCCCCTCGCCATCCCTGCAGGTGTCACCAGCAGCGTTGCCCCACTGACAGCAGTGTCGGGGAGCGTGCCGGTGCCCACGGTCCTGTGCGTGCTCCTGGGGACGTtgctgggcctggccctggcagccctggctgtgcaggCACACCGCACACGGGTGCAACGCCGAGGTGGGCACCGCTTTGGGAGTCTccatggggctgtggggaaCAGTGGATCATGCCGTTGCAACGTGTACTTCCTTACAGACCCCGTCAAAGCCACGGACGCCGGCTCCGAGGCCGTGTATGAGGAGCTGGATTACAGCCTGATGCCCGAGTACCAGGAGGTGCCCAGCCACACAGGTGGGAGCACGGTCGTCCCTGGGGCCTGGGGCTGTCGAAGCCCCTGGCCGAGCACTCAGTGCCCCATTCTGCACCGCAGGCTCCCTATCCAAGGGCTCAGGGATGAAGCTGCAAGACGAGAACTGGGATAGCAACAAGGAAGAGAGCAACCCGAGGGAGGTCCCAGGTAGGGGAAGGGGCACTCAGCAGGGACTGGAATGCACAGGGGACCGAGGAGAGGGGCCATGGCCGAGcagtggtgctggggagctgaggggaCGTGGCCCTTGCGGCTGCGTCCTCAGCCCCTGTCCCTCCATGCCTGGCGCAGCCCCCCCGACCCAGCCCGGGCACAGCCCCCTGGATGGCTACGACGATGCTGCGGCTGTGCCAGAGGAGCTCCTGGCTCCCCACAGCGGTGACGCCCCGGCGCAGCCCCATGGGGACACGGCCTATGATGACGTTGACAtcagcaccctggggacagcaccGTAAGGAGACCCTGGGGACACAGCTGCAAGAGGGGGCTCCGGCCCCAGGGAGGGGTGGCTGTGCCCATGGGGGGGCAGCcgtccctgcccagccctcagCACGCTGCAGAAACGGCTCCATCGGCCCACCCGCACCCATTGCCCAAGGTCACGCCAGGGTCCTTGTGAAGTTTTTCAGCATGGCCTTTCCCTGCACAGCGCTCTTTCCGATTAAAGCCCCCAAGTGCTTGGAACCTCGCTCCCAGCACCggtgcctctctctctcctgggTCCATCGTCCGTTCCTCGGGGCcagggggcagagctgggcccGCAGGAACGTCCCCATGGCTCTGGGCATGCAGGAAGGATGGGGAAGAGCCCAGGGCCTGGCCCCGGGGCCTTCCTTTGCCCCCAGAGCTGCACGCTCTCCCCGACAGGAGAACAGGCCAAGGGAAGGGCACGGCGCTTCCCAGGGAcacttcccctgccccagcacccccagcgcCACATGCCCGGGGCACGGCAAGGGGATCgcgtgcaccctcagcaagccGGCAGAGGACACCAAGGTGGGCAGGAGTGTTGATGTGcctgagggcaggaaggctctgcagagggacctggataggctggaccgatgggcctAGGCCAACTGTacgaggttcaacaaggccaatgCCAcgtcctgcacttggggcacaacaaccccatgcaaggctgcaggctgggggcagagtggctggaaagctgcccggcgggaagggagctggggggatTGGTGGGCAGGCGGCTGAACAGGAGCCAGCGGTGTGCTGacgtggccaagagggccaacaGCCTCCTGGCTAgtatcagaaatagcatggcCAGCGGGGtgagggaaatgattgtccccctgtactcagcccTGTTGAGACTACACTTTGAGTACTGTATTAAACTCTAGAGCCcccactacaagaaggacatggacctattagaacagAATTTTCTTATTAGTGCACTGCGAGtagtttctgaaagcaaaacctGTCCCAGCAAAATAGGCAACAGCATTCACCTGTCCTTGTCCTTCCTGGACCAGACAGCAACCTGCTAAACCTCAGGATACGTGGTGGTTAAGAAGCTAGTAGTGAGCTGTTTCTTTATGGgttttgcttcttcctttcctcagaTGATGGTTGTGATTGGTaatttccagcacagctgcttgaGTTGGCGCAGGTTGCTGTcgtttaacccagcaggcagctgagtgCCACAGAGCCCTTCACTggctcccctcccctgcccaagtgggaaggggaagagaactcggaaaaaaaaaaaaaaaggttaaactCATGGGTTACTGTCATGAGACAGTCAAGTAGAACA
This Cygnus atratus isolate AKBS03 ecotype Queensland, Australia chromosome 5, CAtr_DNAZoo_HiC_assembly, whole genome shotgun sequence DNA region includes the following protein-coding sequences:
- the LOC118244289 gene encoding LOW QUALITY PROTEIN: scavenger receptor cysteine-rich type 1 protein M130-like (The sequence of the model RefSeq protein was modified relative to this genomic sequence to represent the inferred CDS: deleted 1 base in 1 codon), producing MVPARALGLLLCVQLCGGSGELRLVDGGGRCAGRVEVKHEGEWGSVCSYDFDWDHRGAGIVCRQLGCGAVARASPHAPFGQGKGRIWLHPFFCNGTETNLHDCFHFGWGQPFCDHKWDVGVTCTEAVELRLAAGRGPCEGRVEVKLRGRWGMVSDNEWDMEDAEVVCQQMGCGSALGAYPSSLFGQADGPISLAFINCKGDEKALWDCHILGWGPYNAPHVYDTAVVCQGFSRLAGGDGACSGRLEVRQGQAWATVCHGHVDLKAAQVVCRELGCGTGSGRPQSAGHFGAATGPLWDGAFECNGSEPLLANCARRPTHGQSCAGPASIVCSPYTGFRLADGGSGCVGRVEVEEQGTWGPLCATAWTLPDAHVLCRHLGCGPAASLPPGGHFGTGTATGPLQRNALSCSGRERHPGECPVVVLGEPACPPGHAAAVNCSGAAEPLRLLDGESRCDGRLEVATSPGDWARVTAGLWDDRAASVACRQLGCGVPEKVYAVPAASLGPVELQELRCAGTEERLAQCNASGPAAAPSHSPTEAAVACSGSRRLRLAGGPGRCAGRVEVYTEGTWGTVCQDAWGLPDADVVCRQLGCGRALEAPGSERFGPGVGTLWPGAGGCSGTEAALWDCPAPARRGCRRGGGAGAVCSGLLRLAGGSSSCSGHLEVLREGTWGRVCANDTSPATAAVVCRQLGCGTGGRLEAVPAQGSVPAWLGWVQCQEGAPSLWRCPSAPWHLQSCGPAGVTHIACDEDTEGTSGATTTAGSVTSSVAPLTAVSGSVPVPTVLCVLLGTLLGLALAALAVQAHRTRVQRRDPVKATDAGSEAVYEELDYSLMPEYQEVPSHTGSLSKGSGMKLQDENWDSNKEESNPREVPAPPTQPGHSPLDGYDDAAAVPEELLAPHSGDAPAQPHGDTAYDDVDISTLGTAP